One stretch of Desulfovibrio sp. JC022 DNA includes these proteins:
- a CDS encoding 2-oxoacid:acceptor oxidoreductase subunit alpha, translating to MARPRKKRNKEIFALGNEAVVEGALLAGCTFYGGYPITPSSEIMEIMAQRLPLIPNGSFVQMEDEIAGLGSVIGASLAGRKAMTATSGPGFSLMQEHLGYGCITETPLVIVNVMRGGPSTGLPTSPAQGDVQQARWGTHGDHSIIVLSASNVQECLDNTIEAFNLAEKYRTPVILLIDEITAHTREKIIIPNPDEFEVFNRIVPTMPPEWYKPYEETVRGVPPMPSIGSGYRFHVTGLTHDTNGFPTSRPDEVRELNERLFRKIDQFLHDVQLVDEVDTEDADVVVIAYGTVARSAELAVKQARDLGVKAGLLKLSTLFPYPRKATERVMAKAHTLVVPEMNMGQMSREVKRVNNGQVSVRTINKVDGQIITPAEILKVLTRV from the coding sequence ATGGCCAGACCTAGAAAAAAAAGAAACAAAGAGATTTTCGCTCTGGGCAACGAGGCTGTTGTCGAAGGTGCGCTTTTAGCGGGCTGTACCTTTTACGGCGGGTATCCCATTACTCCTTCTTCGGAGATTATGGAGATCATGGCTCAGAGATTACCGCTGATTCCCAACGGCTCATTTGTCCAGATGGAAGATGAGATCGCCGGACTCGGTTCAGTCATAGGTGCGTCACTGGCTGGTAGGAAAGCCATGACCGCAACCTCCGGTCCCGGTTTTTCGCTCATGCAGGAGCATCTGGGATACGGATGTATCACCGAAACCCCGCTGGTGATCGTCAACGTCATGCGCGGCGGTCCCAGTACCGGTCTTCCCACCTCCCCGGCTCAGGGCGATGTGCAGCAGGCTCGCTGGGGTACCCACGGTGACCATTCCATCATTGTCCTTTCTGCTTCCAATGTTCAGGAATGTCTTGATAATACTATTGAGGCTTTCAACCTTGCGGAGAAATACCGCACCCCGGTAATTTTACTTATTGATGAAATTACCGCCCATACCCGCGAGAAGATCATCATCCCCAACCCGGATGAATTTGAGGTCTTCAACCGCATTGTCCCGACCATGCCGCCGGAATGGTACAAACCGTACGAAGAGACCGTGCGCGGTGTTCCGCCCATGCCTTCCATCGGTTCCGGGTACCGTTTCCATGTTACCGGACTGACCCATGACACCAACGGTTTTCCCACTTCGCGTCCTGACGAAGTTCGCGAATTGAACGAACGTCTTTTCCGCAAGATCGATCAGTTTCTGCACGATGTGCAGCTGGTGGATGAAGTGGATACTGAGGATGCGGATGTGGTTGTCATTGCTTACGGTACGGTGGCCCGTTCTGCGGAGCTGGCAGTCAAACAGGCTCGCGATCTCGGCGTAAAGGCGGGATTGCTCAAGCTTTCAACCCTGTTTCCCTATCCGAGAAAGGCAACCGAGAGGGTTATGGCCAAGGCGCATACTCTCGTAGTCCCGGAAATGAATATGGGACAGATGTCAAGGGAAGTGAAAAGAGTCAATAACGGTCAGGTAAGTGTGCGGACCATCAATAAGGTGGACGGGCAGATCATTACCCCCGCTGAAATCCTCAAAGTCTTAACACGGGTGTAG
- a CDS encoding ferredoxin family protein, whose product MSVKRKGNSTVTIFPDWCKGCGICAAFCPAKVMELNDQGKAVVIREEECINCGFCELHCPDFAIMVRPKVDDEIPAVCRAVLEKAARRTDRPAASGGAAEKTGSGKKKE is encoded by the coding sequence ATGAGTGTCAAACGCAAGGGAAATAGCACGGTTACGATTTTTCCGGATTGGTGTAAGGGATGCGGCATCTGCGCAGCTTTCTGTCCGGCAAAGGTCATGGAATTGAACGATCAGGGTAAAGCGGTCGTCATCCGGGAGGAAGAATGTATAAATTGTGGATTCTGTGAGCTGCATTGCCCGGATTTCGCAATTATGGTTCGACCGAAGGTTGATGACGAGATTCCTGCGGTATGCAGGGCTGTCCTTGAGAAGGCCGCCCGGAGAACCGACAGGCCCGCCGCTTCCGGCGGTGCTGCGGAAAAAACCGGTTCCGGTAAAAAAAAGGAATAA
- a CDS encoding EAL domain-containing protein — MSDNKAASKRSFLKFKKGERSISRDLSACLVFALAIIIGLVTAYEYFGRSKMLRQEYEDKADNYIEQLAKSVTFPIWNFDMGSLKHVCCAYTQNEQFSKLKIIDMNGEVLFNFVRPGEEDDNPIVRVRDLYISKEKIGSIRMELSSRIYRRNLDWILFVSSLTFLTSVAVIYIITGFLMDYFIRNPIARLRKGMDKVAMGDFSYRFDEFQYIELLEIGSRFNRMTEEIASRESRLEEVNKVLQGEVHMREKAARSLVKSEKRYRALVETTAEGFFMIDESLVLLDVNPAFCTMIGLNREEMLGVEVGAILGDVAVERFKNNDGHAHKFELSFVNSNGREVDIFVNATNLFESDNVKLTFAFVTDVSSYKMMEKALRASEEEYRTIAEYTFDWEMWIGPTGAVKYVSPSCERISGYPKAYFMEGPVRVEHILHKNDREYWQKALRGTFPSPDGTDMRLFRRDGLLRWVSLTGHQVFADDGTSLGLRLSLRDITKRKFMEKQLQYEALHDPLTGLANRTLCCDRILQAVERSRRRDNYYFAVVFMDLDRFKIINDSLGHNIGDKLLVEVSKRLLQTIRELDTVSRFGGDEFIVVLEELASPREGIRIVRRIRDCLNDPAVIEGHKINIAASYGVLLSPTEYDKPEEIIQNANVAMHQAKESGRDRIKVFNKRMLEEAVQAMQLESDLRAAMLSGEELYLDYQPIYSLKDQSVVGFEALIRWEHPRRGLVMPGEFIPMAEESGLIFELGSWVVSEACRQMKSWQANYESASDMMMSINISPRQFSQPALVDNILSKLSEFDLPARNLKIEITETAIMERAKQSVDMLNRLKSAGVLVSIDDFGTGYSSMSNLQEFPLDQLKIDLSFVRKMHESSENLEIVKAIINLAHNLGLNVVAEGVEEIEQQDVLRDLGCEFGQGYLFSRPISRMKIESYFKDEIQLN, encoded by the coding sequence ATGTCTGATAATAAGGCCGCTTCAAAAAGATCTTTTTTAAAATTCAAAAAGGGTGAGAGATCTATTTCCCGTGATCTTTCAGCCTGTCTTGTTTTCGCACTTGCCATAATTATCGGACTGGTTACTGCTTATGAGTATTTCGGTCGTTCGAAGATGTTGCGGCAGGAGTACGAGGATAAGGCTGATAATTATATTGAGCAGCTTGCCAAGTCTGTAACATTCCCTATCTGGAATTTTGATATGGGCTCGCTCAAGCATGTATGCTGTGCCTATACCCAGAATGAGCAGTTTTCAAAGCTTAAAATCATCGACATGAATGGTGAGGTCCTCTTTAATTTTGTCCGTCCCGGAGAAGAGGATGATAATCCCATTGTCCGTGTGCGTGATCTCTATATTTCCAAAGAAAAAATCGGCTCTATCCGTATGGAACTCAGCAGCAGGATCTATCGTCGTAATCTTGACTGGATCTTGTTTGTTTCAAGTCTGACCTTTCTTACCTCTGTGGCAGTTATCTATATAATTACCGGATTTTTAATGGATTATTTTATCCGTAACCCCATAGCCAGATTGCGCAAGGGGATGGATAAAGTTGCCATGGGTGATTTTTCTTATCGATTTGATGAGTTTCAATACATAGAATTGCTTGAGATCGGCTCCCGCTTCAACCGTATGACCGAGGAAATTGCCAGTCGCGAAAGTAGGCTGGAGGAAGTTAACAAGGTCTTGCAGGGTGAGGTTCATATGCGTGAAAAAGCCGCCCGTTCACTTGTGAAGAGTGAAAAAAGGTATCGGGCACTGGTGGAAACCACTGCTGAAGGCTTTTTCATGATTGATGAGTCTCTGGTGCTGCTTGACGTTAACCCTGCATTCTGCACCATGATCGGTCTTAACCGGGAAGAAATGCTCGGGGTTGAGGTCGGAGCGATCCTAGGGGATGTAGCGGTTGAGCGGTTTAAGAATAACGATGGTCATGCTCACAAATTCGAACTCAGTTTTGTAAACAGCAATGGTCGTGAAGTTGATATTTTTGTCAATGCCACCAATCTTTTTGAAAGCGACAATGTAAAATTGACTTTCGCATTTGTTACTGATGTATCCAGCTATAAAATGATGGAAAAGGCCCTGCGTGCGTCTGAAGAGGAGTACCGGACCATCGCGGAATACACATTTGACTGGGAAATGTGGATCGGGCCTACCGGAGCGGTCAAGTATGTAAGTCCGTCATGTGAACGCATTTCCGGCTACCCCAAAGCGTATTTCATGGAAGGGCCGGTCCGGGTTGAACATATTCTGCACAAAAATGACCGGGAATACTGGCAGAAGGCTTTGCGGGGAACTTTTCCCTCGCCTGATGGGACTGACATGCGTCTTTTTCGCCGGGACGGGCTGCTGCGCTGGGTTTCACTTACCGGGCATCAGGTTTTTGCTGATGACGGCACCTCGCTTGGTCTGAGGCTTTCTCTGCGTGACATTACCAAGCGTAAGTTCATGGAAAAGCAGCTTCAATACGAAGCCCTGCATGATCCGCTCACCGGGCTGGCCAACCGCACCCTGTGTTGTGACCGTATCCTTCAGGCTGTCGAGCGTTCCCGCCGCCGGGATAATTATTACTTTGCAGTTGTCTTTATGGATCTTGATCGTTTCAAGATTATTAATGACAGCCTCGGCCATAATATTGGGGATAAGCTTTTAGTGGAAGTTTCCAAGCGGCTGCTCCAAACCATTCGTGAGCTGGATACGGTTTCCCGTTTCGGTGGTGATGAGTTTATTGTGGTGCTTGAGGAACTGGCTTCCCCGCGCGAAGGTATCCGCATTGTGCGCCGCATTCGCGATTGCTTGAATGATCCCGCTGTGATTGAGGGGCATAAAATTAATATTGCCGCCAGTTATGGTGTGCTGCTCAGTCCCACCGAATACGACAAGCCTGAAGAGATCATCCAGAATGCCAATGTTGCAATGCATCAGGCAAAAGAGTCCGGTAGGGACAGGATCAAGGTTTTCAACAAGAGGATGCTTGAAGAGGCTGTTCAGGCCATGCAGCTGGAGAGTGATCTTCGTGCGGCTATGCTGTCAGGTGAAGAGCTTTATCTGGATTACCAGCCTATTTACTCGCTTAAAGATCAGAGTGTTGTCGGTTTTGAAGCACTTATCCGCTGGGAGCATCCCCGTCGCGGACTGGTAATGCCGGGTGAATTTATCCCCATGGCTGAAGAGTCCGGGCTTATTTTTGAGCTGGGGAGCTGGGTTGTCAGTGAGGCTTGCCGGCAGATGAAGAGTTGGCAGGCTAATTATGAGTCCGCCAGCGATATGATGATGTCCATAAATATTTCTCCCCGTCAATTCTCCCAGCCGGCACTGGTGGATAATATTCTTTCCAAGCTGAGTGAATTTGATCTCCCGGCCCGGAATTTGAAAATCGAAATTACAGAAACAGCAATTATGGAACGCGCCAAGCAGTCAGTAGATATGCTTAACCGGCTTAAATCCGCGGGAGTTCTGGTTTCCATTGATGATTTCGGTACAGGGTATTCGTCCATGAGTAATTTGCAGGAATTCCCCCTTGACCAGCTTAAGATTGACCTCAGTTTTGTGCGTAAGATGCATGAGTCATCTGAGAACCTTGAGATTGTCAAAGCTATTATTAATCTGGCCCATAACCTCGGTCTGAACGTTGTTGCTGAAGGCGTAGAGGAGATCGAGCAGCAGGATGTTTTGCGTGATCTCGGCTGTGAATTCGGGCAGGGGTATCTCTTCTCAAGGCCGATCAGCCGCATGAAGATTGAGTCTTATTTCAAGGATGAGATTCAATTGAACTGA
- a CDS encoding precorrin-8X methylmutase: MSGKIELMTVAKPGDIEKKSFEIIDSEVPEPRKFDGIEWQIARRMVHTTADFELIDLVRFHPEAVVSGLDALRSGCTIVTDTEMARCGIPMRRMTPLDCNVRCLMNDPQVIASAKKNSTTRAHAALELAAESLKPGIHVIGNAPTALIRLVNLVEEGRMAPPALVVGMPVGFVNAAESKAMLMNCGRIPFIAIEGRKGGSALAACVINALAEVVLAERSLSGEI, encoded by the coding sequence TTGTCCGGGAAAATAGAATTAATGACCGTGGCAAAGCCCGGTGATATTGAAAAAAAGTCTTTTGAAATTATTGATTCCGAAGTCCCGGAACCACGAAAATTCGATGGTATCGAATGGCAGATTGCAAGGCGCATGGTCCATACTACTGCTGATTTTGAATTGATTGACCTTGTGCGTTTTCATCCGGAAGCTGTTGTTTCCGGCCTTGATGCCTTGCGGTCCGGCTGTACTATTGTCACTGATACCGAGATGGCCCGTTGTGGAATTCCCATGCGCAGGATGACCCCACTTGATTGCAATGTGCGTTGCCTTATGAATGACCCGCAAGTTATCGCTTCCGCTAAAAAGAATTCGACAACCAGAGCGCACGCTGCACTTGAATTGGCTGCTGAGTCCTTGAAACCGGGGATTCATGTTATAGGTAATGCGCCCACGGCACTTATACGCCTTGTCAATCTGGTGGAGGAGGGCAGGATGGCCCCTCCTGCATTGGTGGTCGGTATGCCTGTGGGATTTGTTAATGCAGCGGAGTCAAAAGCCATGCTGATGAATTGCGGGAGAATTCCCTTTATTGCCATTGAAGGCAGGAAGGGCGGGTCGGCTCTTGCCGCTTGTGTCATCAACGCTCTTGCCGAAGTGGTTCTTGCCGAGCGCAGCCTTTCCGGTGAAATATGA
- the deoC gene encoding deoxyribose-phosphate aldolase, with product MDKIDKLASCIDHTLLNISAVPADIEQLCREAIEYNFASVCVHPSHIARAAELLAAENPIVCSVIGFPSGATLPEVKMLEAMRAVEKGACELDMVVNIGALKAGDRKAFLNDIFMTVEGADGVPVKAIIETGLLDDDQKKLACDLAVTAGASFVKTCTGFAPGCACVEDIKLMRSVVGDDIGVKASGGIKTYEQAQEFLQAGASRIGTSSSLAIIRR from the coding sequence ATGGACAAAATAGATAAACTGGCATCGTGCATTGATCACACTTTACTCAATATATCAGCAGTTCCTGCGGATATCGAGCAGCTCTGCCGGGAGGCAATAGAGTATAATTTTGCATCTGTCTGTGTTCACCCCTCGCATATTGCCAGAGCGGCGGAACTGCTTGCAGCAGAAAATCCCATAGTCTGTTCTGTCATCGGTTTTCCTTCTGGAGCAACATTGCCTGAAGTAAAGATGCTTGAAGCCATGCGTGCAGTGGAAAAGGGCGCGTGTGAGCTGGACATGGTGGTCAATATCGGTGCGCTGAAAGCGGGTGACCGTAAGGCATTTCTGAATGATATTTTTATGACCGTTGAAGGAGCCGATGGCGTACCTGTAAAAGCCATTATTGAAACCGGATTGCTTGATGATGATCAGAAAAAGCTTGCCTGTGATCTTGCGGTGACAGCAGGGGCCTCTTTTGTTAAAACGTGCACCGGATTCGCTCCCGGTTGTGCCTGCGTGGAGGATATCAAGCTTATGCGTTCTGTTGTGGGCGATGATATCGGAGTAAAGGCCAGCGGGGGAATTAAAACATACGAACAGGCTCAGGAATTTTTGCAGGCCGGAGCCAGCAGGATCGGTACTTCATCGTCCCTTGCAATTATAAGGAGATAA
- a CDS encoding dihydroorotate dehydrogenase translates to MDVSIDFAGLKLKNPILTASGTFGFGLEFKRFGDLESLGGIVVKGLSLKPREGNPMPRIAETPCGMLNAIGIQNPGVEEFINKKLPKLPWKTLPVLANLYATDAAEFGELAGVLAGEEGVAALEVNVSCPNVKEGGIAFGQDPRQITKVAEAVKKNAGNKPVIIKLSPNVTDITVCAKAAEDGGADGLSLINTLSGMAVDIERRTPRLANVIGGLSGPAVKPVALRCVYQAVNAVKIPVMGLGGITTAEDAAEFLLVGAKAVQIGTGNFLSPDTAFKVAEELSKVLERVKAESIDEFIGSLQLPK, encoded by the coding sequence ATGGATGTATCAATTGATTTTGCCGGACTGAAGCTTAAGAATCCCATCCTCACAGCGTCCGGGACTTTCGGTTTCGGTCTTGAATTCAAACGCTTCGGCGATCTTGAATCACTGGGCGGAATTGTGGTCAAGGGACTTTCTCTCAAGCCGAGGGAAGGCAACCCTATGCCTAGAATTGCGGAAACTCCCTGCGGTATGCTCAACGCCATCGGTATTCAGAATCCCGGTGTTGAGGAATTCATAAATAAAAAACTTCCCAAGCTGCCGTGGAAGACTCTTCCCGTACTGGCCAACCTCTACGCTACCGATGCTGCTGAATTCGGCGAATTGGCCGGAGTTCTGGCTGGGGAAGAGGGCGTGGCAGCCCTTGAAGTCAATGTTTCCTGCCCCAACGTTAAAGAGGGCGGTATCGCCTTTGGTCAGGACCCCAGACAGATCACCAAGGTTGCCGAGGCGGTAAAGAAGAATGCCGGGAATAAGCCGGTTATCATCAAGCTTTCCCCAAACGTTACCGACATCACTGTTTGCGCAAAAGCAGCTGAAGACGGTGGAGCGGACGGTCTTTCGCTGATCAATACTCTTTCCGGCATGGCAGTGGATATTGAACGCAGAACTCCGCGTCTTGCTAACGTAATAGGTGGTTTGTCCGGTCCTGCTGTTAAGCCTGTAGCATTGCGTTGTGTGTATCAGGCCGTAAATGCGGTAAAGATTCCGGTAATGGGACTTGGCGGCATCACTACAGCTGAAGATGCTGCGGAATTCTTGCTGGTCGGAGCCAAAGCCGTGCAGATCGGAACCGGAAACTTCCTTAGTCCTGATACTGCTTTTAAGGTTGCGGAAGAACTTTCGAAAGTTTTGGAAAGGGTAAAAGCTGAGTCTATTGATGAGTTTATTGGTAGTCTCCAGTTGCCTAAATAG
- a CDS encoding dihydroorotate dehydrogenase electron transfer subunit: MSANNCRAVKVISNKPLGLSSPGEEIVELKLEYPDWKPGWRAGQFVMIRPISWPLDLVWGRPFSICNADETSLTILFQVVGRGTARLLELKEGDEVNIWGPLGNFFSKPQNRPVLMLAGGMGIAPFCGYVDSHPQPENLKLFFAHRPPLENYPYKGISGKVDVEDIRETKPTDIPAIIARVEELVKEYADNDGLIVACGPTPFLKTIWNAANKYGADAELSLENRMACGVGACLGCVCKDGDDHHTQVCTTGPVFKANNLSLEG; the protein is encoded by the coding sequence ATGAGTGCAAACAATTGCAGGGCTGTGAAAGTCATCAGCAACAAGCCCCTCGGGTTATCCTCACCCGGTGAGGAAATAGTCGAACTCAAACTCGAATATCCGGACTGGAAGCCGGGTTGGCGGGCCGGACAGTTCGTCATGATCAGGCCTATTTCATGGCCTTTGGACCTCGTCTGGGGACGTCCTTTCTCTATTTGTAACGCAGATGAGACCAGTCTGACCATCCTTTTTCAGGTGGTAGGTCGCGGGACAGCCCGTCTGCTGGAACTCAAAGAGGGCGATGAAGTAAATATCTGGGGACCGCTGGGTAACTTTTTCAGCAAACCGCAGAACCGTCCCGTACTCATGCTCGCCGGAGGAATGGGCATAGCTCCCTTTTGCGGTTATGTCGACTCCCATCCGCAGCCTGAAAATCTTAAATTGTTCTTTGCACACCGTCCGCCGCTGGAAAATTACCCTTATAAAGGTATTTCAGGCAAGGTCGATGTGGAAGATATTCGCGAAACCAAGCCGACCGATATCCCTGCTATCATCGCAAGGGTGGAGGAGCTGGTTAAGGAATATGCGGACAACGATGGTCTCATCGTAGCTTGCGGCCCAACCCCGTTCCTGAAAACAATCTGGAATGCGGCCAATAAATATGGCGCAGATGCGGAACTTTCTCTTGAAAACCGCATGGCCTGCGGCGTTGGTGCCTGTCTCGGCTGCGTCTGTAAGGACGGTGACGATCATCATACTCAGGTTTGTACAACCGGGCCTGTTTTCAAAGCCAATAATCTCAGTCTGGAGGGTTAA
- a CDS encoding peptidase U32 family protein produces MNEHKPEILAPAGDKSSFLAAIAAGADAVYAGLKHFSARMEAYNFATSELAALAELGRENGVRTHIPMNTLMKPDDLNSAARLVERISRTVKPDALIIQDIAMVDIARQAGFEGELHLSTLANVSHPAALKTAEELGVDRVVVPRELNLDEIRMMAEACPDSMTLEMFVHGALCYSVSGRCYWSSYFGGKSSLRGRCVQPCRRLYGGAKRKDAPKRLFSCLDLSLDVLTKPTLAIPKVSSWKIEGRKKGPHYVYYTVAAYKMLRDNPNDAKAKKNAVELLELALGRPTSHSVFLPQRPYTPLDPSNETGSGFLIGITKQEKNGKPYFNCRQELLAGDFLRIGYQDQPGHQTMKIRKFIPKRGKISIPVKGRTRLKSGTRVFLIDRREEGLVKAIKKLDSRLSKIKVADNVGSNMIVELPQPCPLPERTARHTLQRNPPKGKTKFGTDVWLSMNALKRTPRPAVSKIFWHLPPVVWPDEEKEVQKLVDICLSGDGRDFVLNAPWQKAFFPKNAKVRFHAGPFCNVSNPLTIELLADMGFSSAYVSPELARDDFLSLPQSSPLPLGVVLTGMWPLALSRIIADETELMSPIYSQKKEICWARKYGQTYWIYPGWPLDFGAERKVLENSGYTMFLDIQEPWPRAVPEPQRTSNFNWDLTLL; encoded by the coding sequence ATGAATGAACATAAACCAGAAATTCTTGCTCCGGCAGGCGATAAATCATCTTTCCTTGCAGCCATAGCCGCAGGTGCGGATGCTGTATATGCCGGACTTAAACATTTTTCCGCTCGTATGGAAGCTTATAATTTCGCTACGAGCGAGCTTGCAGCCCTTGCGGAGCTGGGCCGGGAAAACGGTGTTCGCACCCATATTCCCATGAATACCCTGATGAAACCGGACGATCTGAACTCCGCAGCCCGTCTTGTGGAACGCATATCCCGCACTGTAAAACCGGATGCCCTGATCATTCAGGATATCGCTATGGTCGATATCGCCCGTCAGGCCGGATTCGAAGGCGAACTGCATCTTTCCACCCTCGCCAACGTCAGCCACCCTGCGGCACTCAAAACCGCAGAAGAGCTGGGCGTAGACCGAGTTGTTGTGCCTCGCGAACTCAACCTTGACGAAATCAGGATGATGGCTGAAGCCTGTCCAGATTCCATGACCCTTGAGATGTTCGTGCACGGCGCACTTTGCTATTCCGTTTCTGGCCGCTGCTATTGGAGCTCCTACTTCGGCGGCAAAAGCAGCCTGCGCGGTCGCTGTGTACAGCCCTGCCGCAGACTCTATGGCGGAGCCAAACGCAAGGATGCACCCAAACGTCTTTTCTCCTGCCTTGACCTCAGCCTTGATGTGCTGACCAAACCGACCCTTGCAATTCCCAAGGTCAGCTCATGGAAAATTGAAGGCCGCAAAAAAGGTCCGCACTACGTCTACTACACAGTAGCAGCGTACAAAATGCTGCGCGACAACCCCAATGACGCCAAAGCCAAAAAAAATGCCGTAGAATTACTGGAACTTGCCCTCGGCAGACCCACATCACATTCCGTATTCCTGCCGCAGCGTCCATACACACCGCTTGACCCGTCCAACGAAACCGGTTCCGGCTTCCTGATCGGTATCACCAAACAGGAAAAGAACGGCAAGCCCTACTTCAACTGTAGACAGGAACTGCTCGCCGGAGACTTCCTGCGCATCGGTTATCAGGACCAGCCCGGACACCAGACCATGAAGATCCGTAAATTCATCCCCAAGCGAGGCAAGATCTCCATTCCGGTTAAAGGTAGAACCCGCCTTAAATCAGGCACACGGGTGTTCCTTATCGACCGCCGCGAAGAAGGTTTGGTCAAGGCAATCAAAAAACTTGATTCCAGACTTTCAAAGATCAAAGTTGCAGACAACGTAGGCAGCAACATGATTGTAGAGCTGCCGCAGCCCTGTCCGCTTCCTGAAAGAACCGCGCGCCATACTTTACAGCGCAATCCTCCCAAGGGAAAAACAAAATTCGGTACCGATGTCTGGCTTTCCATGAACGCCCTCAAGCGCACTCCGCGTCCGGCTGTATCCAAAATCTTTTGGCATTTGCCCCCGGTAGTCTGGCCTGACGAAGAAAAAGAAGTCCAGAAGCTTGTCGACATCTGCCTTAGTGGAGACGGACGCGACTTCGTGCTCAATGCCCCATGGCAGAAAGCCTTTTTTCCAAAGAATGCAAAAGTCCGCTTTCATGCCGGACCGTTCTGTAACGTTTCCAACCCGCTGACCATCGAACTGCTGGCCGACATGGGATTCTCTTCCGCCTACGTCAGCCCGGAGCTGGCCCGCGATGACTTCCTTTCCCTGCCGCAGAGCAGCCCGCTTCCGCTTGGAGTCGTGCTTACCGGCATGTGGCCGCTGGCCCTTTCAAGGATCATTGCTGACGAAACAGAACTTATGAGCCCCATCTACAGCCAGAAAAAAGAAATCTGCTGGGCCCGTAAATACGGTCAGACTTACTGGATCTATCCCGGCTGGCCGCTCGATTTCGGAGCTGAACGCAAGGTGCTGGAGAATTCCGGCTACACCATGTTCCTAGATATTCAGGAACCGTGGCCCCGCGCTGTGCCCGAACCGCAAAGAACCAGTAATTTCAACTGGGATTTAACTTTGCTTTAA
- a CDS encoding helix-turn-helix domain-containing protein gives MNELSPKEIGYRLKAFRLGSKYSTEEIAAKIGISRAALYRYEKGDPPKLETLEAIAELLGVSLPSLMGVGVEYISSAISFFERMRQNEAESEQLSVMFGLVSYLLTTDDFDKYLEISIKEGLPEELQNDPEILNHISEILSVLQERKKGYRQRRPSMVNLASATNLEQFLRSGFVGTFDLPEDVLQERREVARREVENVITLLEEQPIGVQIGVLIDSVPSTHFQIFRQSERSTLCLSPYKLCHFPNVRLGVGMLTSAPEALELHQQMITELWGRALKGRRAADYLRKMLEDCK, from the coding sequence ATGAATGAACTAAGTCCCAAGGAAATAGGATACCGTCTGAAGGCATTCAGGCTTGGTAGTAAGTACAGCACTGAAGAGATTGCAGCCAAGATAGGGATTTCAAGGGCGGCTTTGTACCGCTATGAAAAAGGGGACCCACCTAAGTTGGAAACCCTTGAGGCTATTGCCGAGCTTCTGGGTGTTTCACTTCCTTCTTTGATGGGAGTCGGCGTAGAATATATTTCTTCTGCGATTAGTTTCTTTGAGCGCATGCGCCAGAATGAAGCGGAGTCGGAGCAGCTTTCAGTTATGTTCGGGCTGGTTTCCTATTTGTTGACGACTGATGATTTCGATAAATATTTGGAGATTTCCATTAAGGAAGGATTGCCGGAAGAATTGCAGAATGATCCTGAAATTTTAAACCATATTTCTGAAATTCTTTCTGTATTACAGGAACGTAAAAAGGGCTACCGGCAGCGTAGGCCGAGTATGGTTAATCTGGCTTCTGCCACGAATCTTGAGCAGTTCCTGCGTAGCGGTTTTGTAGGTACGTTTGATTTGCCTGAAGATGTTTTGCAGGAGCGGCGCGAAGTTGCGCGGCGTGAAGTGGAAAATGTAATTACTCTACTCGAAGAGCAGCCCATCGGGGTCCAAATCGGAGTCCTGATTGATTCTGTGCCCAGCACACATTTTCAGATTTTTCGTCAGTCCGAGCGATCCACACTTTGTCTCAGTCCTTACAAGTTATGTCATTTTCCCAATGTACGATTGGGGGTGGGCATGTTAACATCGGCTCCTGAAGCACTTGAGTTGCATCAGCAGATGATTACCGAGCTTTGGGGCCGCGCCCTCAAAGGCCGCAGGGCTGCTGATTACCTGCGCAAGATGCTGGAAGATTGCAAATAA